CCTGCAGATCAAACAGCAGATTCTTTCAAGATTACAACTGAGCCTTTTACAGAAGAGGGCCTTCTCTTTAATTCTGATTTTCTCAATGGGCTCACCGTTCAACAAGCAAAAGAATGTGCGATTAAAAAATTATCTGACTTAAAGCTTGGCGAGAAAATCACCACCTATCGTTTACGCGATTGGGGAATCTCTCGACAACGGTACTGGGGATGTCCAATTCCTATGATTCATTGTCCTTCCTGTGGCATTCTTCCTGTCCCTGAAGATCAGCTTCCAATTGCGCTTCCCGAAGATGTGGATTTTGATACGCCGGGCAATCCTTTAGATAGGCATCCTTCTTGGAAGTTCACCACTTGCCCTTCTTGCCATCAGCCCGCAGAACGTGAGACAGACACTTTAGATACTTTTGTTGAATCTTCTTGGTATTTTGCTCGTTTTTGTGCGCCTCGGTTTGATCAGCCCATTTCGCCGGAAGAAACAGCTTATTGGCTTCCTGTTGATCAATACATCGGTGGTATTGAGCATGCCATCCTTCATCTTTTGTATGCTCGTTTTTTCAGTCGTGCTCTTGCTAAAAGTGACTTTTTAACATGCAAAGAACCTTTTAAAGCCCTTTTGGCTCAAGGTATGGTCACACATGAAACTTTTCAGACAGAAGACCAGGAATGGGTCTTCCCTTCAGAAGTTGGCACCAATCAACAAGGCGAGCTTATTCGGGTAAGTGATGGCGCCCGCGTCATCAAAGGTCGCTTAGAAAAGATGAGTAAATCAAAAAAGAATGTGGTTGCGCCGGAAGTTATTACGCAAGATTACGGAGCAGACACCGCACGCTTATTCTTAATTTCTGACAGCCCCCCCGATCGAGATTTAGAATGGACGGATTTAGGCGCCCAGGGCATCTGGAAATACCTCAATCGTGTTTGGACCCTGGCTGATAGCTTTAAACCCTTTCTAGGCCCATTTATGGCGAAGATGCCTGAGACCTTCACAGAAGAAGAAAAAAATCTCCGCCAAATGGCACATCGCACCTTAAAAGATGTGACAGCTTCTATTCAGGCTTTTCATCTCAATCGCTATGTGGCCTATCTCAGAGAATTCAGTAATTACCTTGGAAACTTGAAAGATCTCTCTCAGATGAATGAAGCCGTTTTAAGAGAAGCTCTTGAATTTTTGATTATTGCGATAAACCCCGCAACACCTCACCTTGCTGAAGAAATATGGGCGTCTTTAGGATATACAACCCCGCTCGTGAATACGGCATGGCCTCTTTTTGAGGAAGCATTGACGCAAGAATCTTCTGTAACAATTGCCGTCCAAGTTAATGGAAAGCTTCGAGGAACTTTTGTCTGTGCAAAGGATCAAGAACAAGCAGATCTTGAAAAGACTGCCCTTGCTCTTGAAAATGTTCAGAAAGTTATAGCAGGTCAAAACGTCCGTAAAATTATTATTATCCCAAATAAGGTTGTGAACATTGTTGTGGCTTAATACTCTTTTGATTCTAAGTGGCTTGACTTTAAGTGGATGCGGTTTTCAACCGTTGTATGC
This genomic stretch from Candidatus Paracaedimonas acanthamoebae harbors:
- a CDS encoding leucine--tRNA ligase; the protein is MVERYNHRVAEAKWQQRWNDLGSFKAITDPEKPKYYVLEMFPYPSGHIHIGHVRNYLIGDVIARFKKAQGFNVLHPMGWDAFGLPAENAAIKTKSHPAHWTYNNIKIMRDQLKLMGLAYDWDRELATCHPGYYGHEQRLFLELYKQGLIYRKESFVNWDPVENSVLANEQVIEGRGWRSGAKVERRKLSQWYLKITAYAEELLEGLDTLKDWPERVVTMQRNWIGRSDGAQITFKVKELSETITIFSTRPDTLFGASFCALSPHHPLTEKLTENNPTLKAFIEECNKTSINEEAIEKAEKLGFNTGFHVEHPFVEGRLLPLYIANFVLMDYGTGAIFGCPAHDTRDFEFAQKYHLEILPVIHPADQTADSFKITTEPFTEEGLLFNSDFLNGLTVQQAKECAIKKLSDLKLGEKITTYRLRDWGISRQRYWGCPIPMIHCPSCGILPVPEDQLPIALPEDVDFDTPGNPLDRHPSWKFTTCPSCHQPAERETDTLDTFVESSWYFARFCAPRFDQPISPEETAYWLPVDQYIGGIEHAILHLLYARFFSRALAKSDFLTCKEPFKALLAQGMVTHETFQTEDQEWVFPSEVGTNQQGELIRVSDGARVIKGRLEKMSKSKKNVVAPEVITQDYGADTARLFLISDSPPDRDLEWTDLGAQGIWKYLNRVWTLADSFKPFLGPFMAKMPETFTEEEKNLRQMAHRTLKDVTASIQAFHLNRYVAYLREFSNYLGNLKDLSQMNEAVLREALEFLIIAINPATPHLAEEIWASLGYTTPLVNTAWPLFEEALTQESSVTIAVQVNGKLRGTFVCAKDQEQADLEKTALALENVQKVIAGQNVRKIIIIPNKVVNIVVA